One genomic window of Hyperolius riggenbachi isolate aHypRig1 chromosome 7, aHypRig1.pri, whole genome shotgun sequence includes the following:
- the LOC137525314 gene encoding putative uncharacterized protein ENSP00000383309, producing MVSHTPASSSLQQPSQRLPRTPFPADTAAPGPRARKPDSRLLRAKVIPGDLGTQISRASVHRSPQQISAASESRSPQRQSADLHSVRAQFSAASERRSPQRQSADLHGRSPQRQRADLHRIRAQISAASESRSPQRQSADLRSVRAQISAASERRSPQRQRADLHSVREQISTASERRSPQRQSADLRSVREQISTASERRSPQRQSADLRSVRAQISAASERRSPQRQSADLRSVRAQISAASERRSPQRQSADLRSVRAQISAASERRSPQRQNADLRSARAQTSTASERRCPQQISTASESRSPQRQSADLHSVRAQISTADLHSVREQISTASERRSLQRQRADLHSVRAQISAALERRSPQRQSADLHGRSPQRQRADLHSIRAQISAASESRSPQRQSADLHSARAQISTALERRSPQRQSADLHSVRAQISTASERRSPQRQSADLRSVRAQISTASERRSPQRQSADLLSVRAQISTASERRSPQRQSADLHSVRAQISAASERRSPQRQSADLHNVRAQMSEASERDGMENTSEEQKFRLFVITTRNCNS from the coding sequence ATGGTCTCCCATACGCCAGCATCGAGTTCCCTGCAGCAGCCCAGTCAGCGTTTGCCAAGAACTCCCTTCCCCGCAGACACAGCAGCACCCGGGCCAAGAGCGAGGAAGCCTGACAGCCGTCTCCTCCGGGCAAAGGTTATTCCGGGTGACTTGGGAACGCAGATCTCCAGAGCGTCAGTGCACAGATCTCCACAGCAGATCTCCGCAGCGTCAGAAAGCAGATCTCCACAGCGTCAGAGCGCAGATCTCCACAGCGTCAGAGCGCAGTTCTCCGCAGCGTCAGAGCGCAGATCTCCGCAGCGTCAGAGCGCAGATCTCCACGGCAGATCTCCACAGCGTCAGAGAGCAGATCTCCACAGAATCAGAGCGCAGATCTCTGCAGCGTCAGAGAGCAGATCTCCACAGCGTCAGAGCGCAGATCTCCGCAGCGTTAGAGCGCAGATCTCCGCAGCGTCAGAGCGCAGATCTCCGCAGCGTCAGAGAGCAGATCTCCACAGCGTCAGAGAGCAGATCTCCACAGCGTCAGAGCGCAGATCTCCACAGCGTCAGAGCGCAGATCTCCGCAGCGTCAGAGAGCAGATCTCCACAGCGTCAGAGCGCAGATCTCCGCAGCGTCAGAGCGCAGATCTCCGCAGCGTCAGAGCGCAGATCTCCGCAGCGTCAGAGCGCAGATCTCCGCAGCGTCAGAGCGCAGATCTCCGCAGCGTCAGAGCGCAGATCTCCGCAGCGTCAGAGCGCAGATCTCCGCAGCGTCAGAGCGCAGATCTCCGCAGCGTCAGAGCGCAGATCTCCGCAGCGTCAGAGCGCAGATCTCCACAGCGTCAGAACGCAGATCTCCGCAGCGCCAGAGCACAGACCTCCACAGCGTCAGAGCGCAGATGTCCACAGCAGATCTCCACAGCGTCAGAGAGCAGATCTCCACAGCGTCAGAGCGCAGATCTCCACAGCGTCAGAGCGCAGATCTCCACGGCAGATCTCCACAGCGTCAGAGAGCAGATCTCCACAGCATCAGAGCGCAGATCTCTGCAGCGTCAGAGAGCAGATCTCCACAGCGTCAGAGCGCAGATCTCCGCAGCGTTAGAGCGCAGATCTCCGCAGCGTCAGAGCGCAGATCTCCACGGCAGATCTCCACAGCGTCAGAGAGCAGATCTCCACAGCATCAGAGCGCAGATCTCCGCAGCGTCAGAGAGCAGATCTCCGCAGCGCCAGAGCGCAGATCTCCACAGCGCCAGAGCGCAGATCTCCACAGCGTTAGAGCGCAGATCTCCGCAGCGCCAGAGCGCAGATCTCCACAGCGTCAGAGCGCAGATCTCCACAGCGTCAGAGCGCAGATCTCCACAGCGTCAGAGCGCAGATCTCCGCAGCGTCAGAGCGCAGATCTCCACAGCATCAGAGCGCAGATCTCCGCAGCGTCAGAGCGCAGATCTCCTCAGCGTCAGAGCGCAGATCTCCACAGCGTCAGAGCGCAGATCTCCACAGCGTCAGAGCGCAGATCTCCACAGCGTCAGAGCGCAGATCTCCGCAGCGTCAGAGCGCAGATCTCCGCAGCGTCAGAGCGCAGATCTCCACAACGTTAGAGCGCAGATGTCCGAAGCGTCAGAACGAGACGGGATGGAGAATACTAGTGAGGAGCAGAAATTTCGCCTTTTTGTTATTACAACACGAAATTGTAATTCGTAA
- the LOC137525313 gene encoding putative uncharacterized protein ENSP00000383309, with product MVSHPPASSSLQQPSQRLPRTPFPADTAAPGPRARKPDSRLLRAKVIPGDLGTQISTASVHRSPQRQRADLQSVRAQISAALERRSPQRQSADLRSVRAQISTESERRSPQQISTASESRSPQRQSADLCSVRGQISTESERRSPQQISTASESRSPQRQSADLRSVRAQISAASERRSPQPPERRSPQRQDADLRSARAQISAASERRSPQRQSADLHSVRAQISTASERRSPKHQSADLHRIRAQISTALERRSPQRQSAGLHSIRAQISTASERRSPQQISTASESRSLQRQSADLHSRSPQRQRADLHSVRAQISAASERRSPQRQSADLHSVRTQISTASERRSPQRQSADLHSVRAQISTASERRSPQRQSGDLHSVRAQISTALERRSPHRQSAGLHSVRAQISTADLHSVREQISTASERRSP from the exons ATGGTCTCCCATCCACCAGCATCGAGTTCCCTGCAGCAGCCCAGTCAGCGTTTGCCAAGAACTCCCTTCCCCGCAGACACAGCAGCACCCGGGCCAAGAGCGAGGAAGCCTGACAGCCGTCTCCTCCGGGCAAAGGTTATTCCGGGTGACTTGGGAACGCAGATCTCCACAGCGTCAGTGCACAGATCTCCACAGCGCCAGAGAGCAGATCTCCAGAGCGTCAGAGCGCAGATCTCCGCAGCGTTAGAGCGCAGATCTCCGCAGCGTCAGAGCGCAGATCTCCGCAGCGTCAGAGCGCAGATCTCCACAGAGTCAGAGCGCAGATCTCCACAGCAGATCTCCACAGCATCAGAGAGCAGATCTCCGCAGCGTCAGAGCGCAGATCTCTGCAGCGTCAGAGGGCAGATCTCCACAGAGTCAGAGCGCAGATCTCCACAGCAGATCTCCACAGCATCAGAGAGCAGATCTCCACAGCGTCAGAGCGCAGATCTCCGCAGCGTCAGAGCGCAGATCTCCGCAGCGTCAGAGCGCAGATCTCCGCAGC CGCCAGAGCGCAGATCTCCACAGCGTCAGGACGCAGATCTCCGCAGCGCCAGAGCGCAGATCTCCGCAGCGTCAGAGCGCAGATCTCCGCAGCGTCAGAGCGCAGATCTCCACAGCGTTAGAGCGCAGATCTCCACAGCGTCAGAGCGCAGATCTCCGAAGCACCAGAGCGCAGATCTCCACAGGATCAGAGCGCAGATCTCCACAGCGTTAGAGCGCAGATCTCCGCAGCGTCAGAGCGCAGGTCTCCACAGCATCAGAGCGCAGATCTCCACAGCGTCAGAGCGCAGATCTCCACAGCAGATCTCCACAGCGTCAGAGAGCAGATCTCTGCAGCGTCAGAGCGCAGATCTCCACAGCAGATCTCCACAGCGTCAGAGAGCAGATCTACACAGCGTCAGAGCGCAGATCTCCGCAGCGTCAGAGCGCAGATCTCCGCAGCGCCAGAGCGCAGATCTCCACAGCGTCAGAACGCAGATCTCCACAGCGTCAGAACGCAGATCTCCGCAGCGCCAGAGCGCAGATCTCCACAGCGTCAGAGCGCAGATCTCCACAGCGTCAGAGCGCAGATCTCCGCAGCGCCAGAGCGGTGATCTCCACAGTGTCAGAGCGCAGATCTCCACAGCGTTAGAGCGCAGATCTCCGCACCGTCAGAGCGCAGGTCTCCACAGCGTCAGAGCGCAGATCTCCACAGCAGATCTCCACAGCGTCAGAGAGCAGATCTCCACAGCGTCAGAGCGCAGATCTCCGTAG